In Dromaius novaehollandiae isolate bDroNov1 chromosome 3, bDroNov1.hap1, whole genome shotgun sequence, the following are encoded in one genomic region:
- the LOC135327849 gene encoding endogenous retrovirus group 3 member 1 Env polyprotein-like, translating into MHLLLWTILIQGCIHEGNERPLPLPSPNSFNLFENNEFVLLVKAVSQTFNLSHCWVCGGPLGLSSWPWTSTSLTPDQIVSNYSETVDDMWDDSGTWPIQFPAMEQYCLIRTQEGGIEVGESKCRWTLTHKPLDKNRNLHLWMWLNETGCHRGLEGYWSNKNKTLTLQRPNYPPYKQTCKWEGTSGAWYYTGQIGDGATTFFSPLGDRDTTYFQFPPGINRPFAQGIGAKKGHYWICGHTAYKFLPAGWSGICYTGIVRPLFFLLPETGGPWLGIKVYDNLGDRRVARKTRSIKVDLGEMQKWGNNEWPPERIVQHYGPATWNPNELISGAREPIYNLKVALEIITNKTADAKDLLTLQSQQMRMAILQHRMVLDYLLAEEGEVCGKLNISNCCLEIDDVGEVVLQLTKDIRKIAHVPVQTWNGWSGNLWSWLPGAPWVKQLILYLLGAVAALMFLPCTIPCFVQLIRHAICSYHLTRRHKENPCHLSATANHSTHHLNPFPVYPEGGNCILTSIPHLPAVIPVVTITYLR; encoded by the coding sequence atgcacctactactctggaccatcctgattcaaggatgcatccacgagggcaacgaacgaccactccctctaccttcccccaactcatttaatctcttcgagaacaacgagttcgtgttgctggtgaaagcagtaagccaaactttcaatttaagccactgctgggtttgcggaggaccgctagggttatcaagctggccgtggacatccacatccctcaccccagaccagatcgtaagcaattacagcgaaaccgtggacgacatgtgggacgacagtgggacctggccaattcagtttccagccatggagcaatattgtttaattcgtacccaggagggagggatcgaagtgggggaaagtaaatgtcgatggacactcactcataagccgctcgacaaaaacaggaatctccacctatggatgtggctcaatgaaacggggtgtcatcggggacttgagggatactggtcaaacaaaaacaaaactttaactctccaacgacccaattatcccccttacaagcaaacctgcaaatgggaaggcacttctggggcttggtattataccggccaaataggtgatggggcaaccacatttttcagccctctgggcgacagagacacaacttactttcaattcccaccagggataaacaggccatttgctcagggcattggagctaagaaggggcattattggatctgcggacacacagcatataaatttttacccgcggggtggtcaggaatttgttatacagggattgtcagacctttgtttttccttttaccagaaacaggcggaccttggttaggcataaaagtatatgataacctcggagacagaagggttgcccgtaagacgcgatccattaaggtagatttgggtgagatgcaaaaatggggaaataatgagtggcctcctgaacgaatagttcaacattacgggcctgcaacctggaatcctaatgaactaatatcgggggcaagagaaccaatttacaacctaaaagtggctctagaaattattaccaacaaaaccgctgatgcaaaagatcttttaactctgcagtcccaacagatgcgcatggcaatccttcagcaccgcatggttttagactatctgttagctgaagagggagaggtgtgtgggaaattaaatatttccaactgttgtttagaaatagatgatgtaggggaggtagttctccagttaaccaaagatatcagaaaaatagcccatgtccccgtccaaacctggaacggctggagtggcaatttgtggtcctggttaccgggggcaccgtgggtgaaacagttaatattgtatttgttaggtgcagttgccgctttaatgtttttaccttgtacaattccttgctttgttcaattaatccgacatgcaatttgttcctaccacctcacccgacggcataaagaaaatccgtgccatctatcggccacagccaaccacagtacccatcatttaaacccattcccagtttaccctgaaggaggaaattgcatattgacatccataccgcatttgccagctgttatacctgttgtaacaatcacttaccttcgttaa